A region of Anolis sagrei isolate rAnoSag1 chromosome 2, rAnoSag1.mat, whole genome shotgun sequence DNA encodes the following proteins:
- the LOC132768677 gene encoding nucleoside diphosphate kinase, whose product MAPNTERTFIAIKPDGVQRGLVGEIIKRFEQKGFHMVGMKFLHASEELLKQHYIDLKDKPFYPGLVKYMNSGPIVAMVWEGLNVVKTGRLMLGETNPADSKPGTIRGDFCIQVGRNIIHGSDSVESAQKEINLWFKPAELVDYKSCAHDWIYE is encoded by the exons ATGGCTCCAAACACAGAACGCACATTCATTGCCATCAAGCCTGATGGAGTCCAGCGGGGATTAGTCGGGGAAATCATCAAGCGATTCGAACAGAAGGGTTTTCACATGGTGGGAATGAAATTTTTGCAC GCGTCTGAAGAACTTCTCAAGCAACATTACATTGACTTGAAAGACAAGCCATTTTACCCTGGTTTGGTTAAATATATGAATTCTGGGCCTATAGTAGCCATG GTCTGGGAAGGTCTCAATGTTGTGAAGACGGGAAGGCTCATGTTGGGAGAAACTAACCCAGCAGATTCCAAACCTGGCACTATCCGTGGTGATTTCTGCATTCAAGTTGGCAG GAATATAATTCATGGCAGCGACTCTGTGGAAAGTGCTCAGAAGGAGATCAACCTGTGGTTCAAGCCTGCAGAACTTGTGGACTACAAATCATGTGCTCACGACTGGATTTATGAATAA